Proteins found in one Paenibacillus sp. FSL R10-2782 genomic segment:
- a CDS encoding NifU family protein: MGDSQELFEDVDDVLRRLRPFLNRDGGDAELVQVKDGVAKLKFLGACNGCPSATITLKAGIERAIFEEVDGIHEVVQVF, translated from the coding sequence GTGGGAGATTCTCAGGAATTGTTCGAAGATGTAGATGATGTATTGAGAAGACTGCGTCCTTTTTTAAACCGCGATGGCGGAGATGCCGAATTGGTTCAAGTTAAGGACGGAGTGGCTAAACTAAAATTCTTGGGAGCGTGCAACGGCTGTCCCAGTGCAACGATCACATTGAAGGCTGGAATTGAACGTGCCATTTTTGAAGAAGTGGACGGCATTCATGAAGTCGTTCAAGTCTTCTAG
- the rarD gene encoding EamA family transporter RarD, whose product MNNGLINAIIAYIMWGVLPLYWKLFNDVPAGEILSHRVVWSFVFMGILVTVQRRWGDMKRIVTSRSLLLSLTASGLLIAANWLIFIWAVNNNHVVETSLGYYLNPLLNVLLAIVFLREKPNRGQWLAIAVAGAAVLIIAIDYGRFPWVAISLAASFGLYGLAKKKIVLNASVGLLSETVVVLPIALGYWVYLASVGKAMAWTLPPSMFIELLLSGVVTALPLFFFARAAARMAFSTLGFVQYIGPTIMLLLSVFVFKESVSSTLLVGFALIWTALVIYAVASVRSTKVTKVNVHHDKTYV is encoded by the coding sequence ATGAATAATGGGTTAATCAACGCTATTATCGCTTATATCATGTGGGGAGTTCTCCCGCTTTATTGGAAGTTGTTTAATGATGTGCCTGCAGGCGAGATTTTATCACATCGGGTTGTCTGGTCGTTTGTCTTCATGGGTATTCTCGTTACCGTCCAGCGCCGCTGGGGTGATATGAAGCGGATTGTGACTAGCCGTTCGCTCCTGCTATCGCTCACCGCCAGCGGACTGTTGATCGCTGCTAATTGGCTCATCTTCATCTGGGCTGTCAACAACAACCATGTCGTTGAGACAAGCCTCGGCTATTATTTAAACCCGCTGCTGAACGTGTTACTAGCGATCGTCTTCCTTCGTGAGAAGCCGAATCGTGGCCAGTGGCTCGCGATTGCCGTCGCTGGCGCGGCGGTGCTCATCATCGCAATCGACTATGGGCGATTTCCGTGGGTCGCAATCTCGCTGGCCGCGTCGTTTGGCTTATACGGCCTTGCGAAAAAGAAGATTGTGCTAAACGCTTCTGTAGGCTTGTTGTCGGAGACAGTTGTAGTTCTACCCATTGCACTCGGCTACTGGGTCTATTTGGCCTCCGTGGGCAAGGCGATGGCATGGACACTGCCCCCGTCCATGTTCATCGAACTACTCCTTTCGGGCGTAGTAACGGCACTGCCGCTGTTCTTCTTTGCACGAGCAGCCGCCCGCATGGCGTTTTCCACACTCGGATTCGTACAATACATCGGGCCGACAATCATGCTGTTACTGAGCGTATTTGTGTTCAAGGAATCGGTTTCGTCTACCCTTCTCGTCGGTTTTGCACTCATTTGGACAGCGCTTGTTATATACGCTGTGGCATCAGTTCGTAGCACAAAAGTCACGAAGGTGAATGTGCACCATGATAAAACCTATGTATGA
- a CDS encoding tyrosine-type recombinase/integrase, with protein sequence MHGRGYDESKSSYCTEYQEYIYLDKLGKQIKPSSVTQHFSAELKLNNLRRMRYHDLRHSCASLLLANSISMKEIQEWLDHSDFSTTANIYVHLDYSAKISSAKAMTNCLKYKKDS encoded by the coding sequence ATTCATGGTCGCGGGTATGATGAAAGCAAGTCAAGCTACTGCACGGAATACCAAGAGTATATTTATCTGGACAAGTTGGGAAAACAGATTAAGCCTAGTTCTGTCACTCAACATTTCTCTGCGGAGCTTAAGCTGAATAACCTAAGGCGTATGCGATATCATGACCTTCGCCATAGTTGTGCTAGCCTTTTGTTGGCAAATAGTATCAGCATGAAGGAGATTCAGGAGTGGTTGGATCATAGCGACTTTTCCACTACAGCCAACATATACGTGCACTTGGACTATAGCGCAAAAATATCTTCAGCCAAAGCTATGACAAACTGCTTAAAATATAAAAAAGACTCGTAA
- a CDS encoding ATP-binding cassette domain-containing protein — protein MQPVQPSCTLNTDHAVSIELSGVSFQYEDEWRPALKNFSLQIPPGSKTAVVGPSGSGKSTLIELLLKLRTPTAGDLRLSGISVQELEESSIWKTASVVLQQSHFFRGTIRDNLLMDGENHSDGDLLDILAKVQLPTISLTDPVYEKGANLSEGEKQRLALARAILRKGKLWLLDEPTSSLDYVTEQRVLTYLYEQASEDTLLLICHRLNGLEGMDRIVVMEQGGVVETGSYSELMEQKGYFYKMKQIELQLIGATGD, from the coding sequence ATGCAGCCGGTTCAGCCAAGTTGTACGTTAAATACCGACCATGCCGTTTCTATTGAACTATCCGGCGTTTCATTTCAATATGAAGACGAGTGGAGACCTGCATTAAAGAACTTTTCGTTGCAAATTCCACCGGGATCCAAAACAGCGGTTGTCGGACCTAGCGGATCGGGAAAGTCTACGCTGATTGAGTTGTTACTCAAGCTACGTACGCCAACGGCTGGGGATTTACGACTGAGCGGCATATCAGTACAGGAACTGGAGGAGTCGAGCATTTGGAAAACGGCTAGTGTCGTGCTGCAGCAAAGCCATTTTTTCCGGGGAACGATCCGGGATAACTTGCTCATGGATGGTGAGAATCATTCTGACGGCGACCTGTTGGATATTCTCGCTAAAGTGCAATTGCCGACCATCTCGTTAACGGACCCCGTGTACGAAAAGGGAGCAAATTTATCGGAAGGCGAGAAACAGCGGTTGGCCCTGGCGCGGGCCATACTTCGCAAGGGAAAGCTATGGCTACTGGATGAGCCGACGTCTTCGCTGGACTATGTGACAGAGCAACGTGTTTTGACGTACCTATACGAGCAGGCGTCCGAAGATACGCTTCTGCTAATCTGTCACCGGCTTAACGGTTTGGAAGGAATGGATAGAATCGTCGTTATGGAGCAAGGAGGGGTAGTAGAAACGGGTTCGTATTCCGAATTGATGGAGCAAAAAGGCTATTTTTATAAGATGAAACAAATTGAGTTACAATTAATTGGCGCTACGGGGGACTGA
- a CDS encoding AAA family ATPase, with protein sequence MGRTREELKQNQPAPTIDQINGANAPGRVYIMSKTTVITIANQKGGTGKTTTAYNLVVCRLA encoded by the coding sequence TTGGGAAGAACTCGGGAAGAACTAAAGCAGAACCAGCCCGCCCCTACCATTGACCAAATTAATGGAGCGAATGCTCCAGGGAGGGTATATATCATGTCCAAAACAACCGTCATCACTATTGCCAATCAGAAAGGCGGCACAGGCAAAACGACCACCGCCTACAACCTGGTGGTCTGCCGGTTGGCATGA
- a CDS encoding PLP-dependent aminotransferase family protein translates to MLTVNRDDKQPIWQQLLDQMIHNITTGKWPPGELLLPSRELAQLVGVSRSTIQMVYEELFSRGYTVTSRRSGTRVSDWAYAPHSSAEASSHQPGTPELPKINMDVSHLYNWIRGNEEQVAEIDFSPHEPYLDDQFKKYWRKSFIQASSEADLDHWAYGDTYGLVSLREQIQRYLSLERGIHVDLDQILLTSGAQHTLDLIAQGLLQEGDIVSIEDPGFPVSWLTMNYRRMNTVPVPVDAYGLQVNCVDPQSRLVFVTPGHQCAVGVILSEPRRQQLLQMAAQHSFWIVEDDYDSEFRYRGDPLPTLYNQQPQNILYMMSFSKMIAPGIRISALVGPKEAIRQLSRIHELTYRHLPIMEQLTLAHFIEHGHFLRHMRRVRNIYRRRHEAMTKAILTTGLDKRFKLSGVDTGLHILLEAEASFDEETVTRQALEKGVRMYPLSTYCFESNRKGWVLGFAKVNEATIEEGVRRLAKILT, encoded by the coding sequence ATGTTGACCGTAAACCGAGATGATAAACAGCCAATTTGGCAGCAATTACTTGACCAAATGATTCATAACATTACAACCGGGAAATGGCCCCCTGGGGAATTATTGCTTCCTTCCCGTGAACTTGCGCAATTAGTGGGAGTCTCGCGTTCAACAATTCAGATGGTCTATGAGGAGCTATTCAGCCGAGGGTACACCGTAACATCTCGTCGAAGCGGTACAAGAGTTAGTGATTGGGCGTATGCGCCTCATTCCTCAGCAGAAGCCTCCTCCCATCAACCTGGAACTCCTGAACTACCAAAAATAAATATGGATGTAAGCCATTTATACAACTGGATCAGAGGCAACGAGGAACAAGTCGCAGAGATTGATTTTAGTCCTCATGAGCCGTATTTGGATGATCAATTTAAAAAGTATTGGCGCAAATCTTTTATACAGGCGTCCTCCGAAGCAGACCTGGACCATTGGGCATACGGTGACACCTATGGACTAGTGTCCTTACGCGAGCAGATTCAACGTTACTTATCATTGGAGCGAGGCATCCACGTGGATCTCGACCAAATCCTGTTAACCTCAGGTGCACAGCATACTCTCGATTTGATCGCCCAGGGCCTTTTACAAGAAGGAGACATCGTATCGATAGAAGATCCCGGCTTTCCTGTGTCCTGGTTGACAATGAACTATCGGCGTATGAATACTGTTCCTGTTCCAGTGGATGCTTATGGGCTGCAAGTGAATTGTGTTGACCCTCAATCCAGACTTGTTTTTGTTACGCCTGGTCACCAATGTGCAGTAGGAGTCATCCTGTCTGAACCGCGCAGGCAGCAATTGTTACAGATGGCCGCGCAACATTCATTCTGGATTGTTGAGGATGATTATGACAGCGAATTTCGCTATCGGGGCGACCCTCTTCCAACGTTATATAACCAGCAACCGCAAAACATATTGTATATGATGAGCTTTTCCAAAATGATTGCCCCCGGTATTCGTATATCAGCACTTGTTGGCCCTAAAGAAGCCATCCGCCAGCTTTCCCGCATTCATGAATTAACCTATCGCCATCTGCCCATTATGGAACAATTAACGCTTGCTCATTTTATTGAGCATGGCCATTTCTTGCGACATATGAGAAGGGTGCGCAATATATATCGGCGTAGACACGAGGCCATGACAAAAGCGATCCTTACGACAGGTCTGGATAAACGCTTCAAATTAAGCGGTGTAGATACAGGCCTGCATATACTTCTTGAAGCTGAAGCCTCATTTGATGAAGAAACGGTAACCCGACAAGCCCTTGAAAAAGGGGTTCGCATGTACCCTCTTAGCACATACTGCTTTGAAAGTAATCGGAAAGGATGGGTGCTGGGCTTTGCCAAGGTGAATGAAGCGACCATTGAAGAAGGGGTTCGTCGGCTAGCAAAAATACTGACATAA
- a CDS encoding TetR/AcrR family transcriptional regulator — MNTHDALLNAALQVLEEEGEAQFTTRSVCAIAKVTAPTLYHHFGSADGLLSAAIKEAFAQFLESKRTATQSFDPVMALREGWDDYVRFAAARPRLYAVMMGRVLNDAEIPAAEQAFALLIQRIAAIAAEGRLRPTVEVAADLMWASANAASLLYVTARLRKAVPPTSEILEEIREGAIRSVLNPEQKGRTQ; from the coding sequence ATGAATACACACGACGCTCTACTCAATGCAGCTTTACAAGTTCTCGAGGAAGAGGGCGAGGCACAGTTCACAACACGCTCCGTCTGCGCAATCGCGAAGGTGACCGCACCGACGCTGTACCATCACTTCGGCAGCGCCGACGGGCTACTGAGCGCCGCCATTAAGGAAGCATTTGCTCAGTTTCTCGAAAGCAAAAGGACTGCCACGCAATCCTTCGATCCGGTTATGGCACTACGCGAAGGCTGGGACGATTACGTGCGCTTCGCGGCGGCTCGTCCACGGCTCTACGCGGTGATGATGGGCCGCGTTCTCAACGATGCTGAAATTCCCGCCGCCGAGCAGGCCTTTGCGCTCCTCATCCAACGCATCGCGGCCATCGCTGCTGAGGGCCGGCTCAGGCCGACGGTGGAGGTGGCTGCCGATCTCATGTGGGCGTCTGCGAATGCTGCATCCCTACTATACGTCACAGCTCGGCTACGCAAAGCGGTGCCACCCACTTCAGAAATCCTGGAGGAAATCCGCGAGGGTGCCATACGGTCCGTCCTAAATCCTGAACAGAAAGGACGAACACAATGA
- a CDS encoding TetR/AcrR family transcriptional regulator yields the protein MKKGDRTREHIIMKSAAIFNQRGYAGTSLNDIIADTGIKKGGIYRHFTNKDEIALEAYNYAASIVISKFAEAVDREQSASGRLLAFFRVYEDVVGNPPFVGGCPMQNTAVESDDTHTELRDRARQGLHNHLDMIKSIILNGINSGEFKEDLNADALASFAFSLLEGGILLSKLEGDNKHMQMNTASFAFYLQNCCLKNS from the coding sequence ATGAAAAAAGGAGATCGAACAAGAGAGCACATTATTATGAAATCGGCAGCAATCTTTAATCAAAGAGGTTATGCTGGTACATCGTTAAACGATATTATTGCCGACACCGGGATTAAGAAGGGGGGCATCTATCGACATTTTACAAATAAAGATGAGATTGCACTTGAAGCCTACAACTACGCTGCCAGTATAGTTATCAGCAAATTTGCTGAGGCGGTCGACCGGGAGCAGTCTGCGTCAGGGAGGTTACTTGCTTTTTTTCGTGTTTATGAAGATGTTGTTGGTAATCCACCATTTGTTGGCGGATGTCCTATGCAGAATACAGCAGTAGAAAGTGACGATACTCATACGGAGCTTCGAGATCGGGCAAGACAAGGGTTGCATAACCATTTGGATATGATAAAGAGTATAATTCTTAACGGGATAAATAGTGGGGAGTTTAAGGAGGATTTGAATGCGGATGCACTTGCTTCATTTGCCTTTTCCTTGCTCGAAGGAGGCATTTTACTCAGCAAGTTAGAGGGGGATAATAAGCATATGCAAATGAATACAGCATCCTTTGCATTCTATTTACAGAATTGTTGTTTGAAAAATAGTTAA
- a CDS encoding NAD(P)H-dependent oxidoreductase yields MTNQTKKTLAIVTHPNLNSSRINKRLTEELLIHEEVTVHLLYEAYPDEQIDVEKERQLLENHDRIVLQFPFYWYGAPYLLKKWLDKVWGSGWAYGPGGNKLEGKELRLAISTGGVREAYQAGGFHQYSYSELLRPFQAAANRVKMLYKPSFEISGVREVNDEALEKLARKYTEFVTQPFLIAGES; encoded by the coding sequence ATGACAAACCAAACGAAAAAAACATTGGCCATTGTAACCCATCCTAACTTAAATAGTTCAAGAATAAATAAACGGCTGACCGAAGAACTATTAATACATGAAGAAGTCACCGTCCACCTGCTGTATGAAGCTTACCCTGACGAACAAATCGACGTGGAAAAAGAACGCCAACTTTTGGAAAATCACGACCGAATTGTACTTCAATTCCCATTTTACTGGTACGGCGCTCCTTACTTGTTGAAAAAATGGCTGGACAAAGTATGGGGCAGCGGCTGGGCGTACGGGCCGGGAGGAAATAAGCTGGAAGGTAAGGAACTGCGGCTGGCCATTTCAACCGGCGGTGTTCGTGAAGCTTATCAAGCCGGCGGATTCCATCAATATTCTTATAGCGAGCTGCTGAGACCCTTCCAGGCTGCTGCAAATCGTGTAAAAATGCTTTATAAACCCTCCTTTGAAATTAGTGGTGTTAGAGAAGTAAATGACGAAGCTCTTGAAAAACTGGCTAGGAAGTATACGGAATTCGTCACTCAGCCATTTCTGATTGCAGGTGAATCCTAA
- a CDS encoding helix-turn-helix domain-containing protein produces MNSVSNLLHLAQQGDKEAEAKLIIRYEPVINKYAKRNGTIDADCKQQLTIAFILAVRRFDLSRYK; encoded by the coding sequence ATGAATAGCGTATCTAATCTGCTTCATTTAGCACAACAAGGTGACAAAGAAGCTGAAGCCAAATTGATTATCCGTTATGAGCCAGTTATAAATAAATACGCTAAACGAAATGGAACCATTGATGCAGATTGCAAACAACAGTTGACAATTGCCTTTATCCTGGCAGTTCGTCGCTTTGATCTTAGTCGTTACAAATAA
- the hemQ gene encoding hydrogen peroxide-dependent heme synthase yields MSEAAETIEGWYALHDFRTIDWVAWKSATAEEREYAKHDLVTLIYEWSAVESRMEGSLAMYAIVGQKADIMFINLRETLEELNSAENAFNRSRFAKFVKPVYSYVSVVELSNYLAPPGSDPMQVPEVAARLKPILPKSKHICFYPMNKRRMLNDNWYMLSMEERKNFMRSHGMIGRTYAGKVKQIITGSVGFDDWEWGVTLFADDPLQFKKLVYEMRFDETSARFGEFGQFYVGNILTPGGLTELLNV; encoded by the coding sequence ATGAGTGAAGCAGCAGAAACGATAGAGGGTTGGTACGCGCTGCATGATTTCCGCACAATCGACTGGGTTGCCTGGAAAAGTGCAACCGCAGAGGAACGCGAGTATGCAAAGCATGATTTGGTGACGCTAATCTACGAATGGTCGGCGGTCGAATCCCGGATGGAAGGCAGCTTGGCAATGTACGCCATCGTCGGCCAGAAGGCAGACATTATGTTTATAAACCTACGCGAGACACTCGAGGAGCTGAACTCAGCGGAGAACGCATTTAATCGTTCTCGGTTCGCCAAATTCGTAAAACCAGTTTACTCGTACGTCAGTGTCGTCGAGCTGAGCAATTATTTAGCACCTCCCGGCTCCGATCCGATGCAAGTGCCCGAAGTAGCCGCTCGCCTTAAGCCAATCTTACCCAAGTCGAAACATATCTGCTTTTACCCTATGAACAAGCGACGCATGCTCAACGATAACTGGTACATGCTTTCTATGGAGGAGCGCAAAAACTTCATGCGCAGTCACGGTATGATCGGTCGCACTTATGCAGGCAAGGTCAAGCAGATTATCACCGGCTCGGTCGGCTTCGACGATTGGGAGTGGGGTGTTACACTGTTTGCCGACGATCCGCTGCAGTTTAAGAAGCTCGTCTATGAGATGCGGTTCGACGAGACTAGCGCACGCTTCGGCGAATTCGGCCAATTTTACGTTGGCAACATACTCACACCCGGTGGCTTGACAGAGTTGCTGAACGTGTGA
- the gap gene encoding type I glyceraldehyde-3-phosphate dehydrogenase, with protein sequence MRIKVGINGFGRIGRLAFRRIQEMENIEVVAINDLTDAKMLAHLLKYDTTQGTFHGDIEVHDGALTVNGQEIKVLANRNPEEIPWGELGVAIVLECTGFFTTKEKAELHLKGGAKKVVISAPATGDMKTIVYNVNHETLDGTETVISGASCTTNCLAPMAKALNDTFGIQSGLMTTVHAYTGNQNTLDAPDSKGNFRAARAAAENIVPYSTGAAKAIGLVLPELKGKLDGASQRVPVATGSVTELVAVLNTKVTVEEVNAVMRKASDPETYGYTEDEIVSSDVRGMTLGSLFDATQTKVLTVGDQQLVKTVAWYDNEMSYTAQLVRTLEYFAKIAK encoded by the coding sequence ATGAGAATAAAAGTAGGCATTAATGGTTTTGGCCGAATTGGAAGACTCGCTTTCCGTCGTATTCAGGAAATGGAAAATATCGAAGTTGTAGCGATAAACGATTTAACTGACGCAAAAATGCTGGCGCATCTGCTCAAATATGATACTACACAAGGCACTTTCCATGGTGACATTGAAGTTCATGATGGAGCTCTTACTGTTAACGGCCAAGAAATTAAAGTGCTGGCCAACCGCAACCCTGAAGAAATCCCTTGGGGCGAGCTTGGCGTAGCTATCGTACTCGAATGTACTGGTTTCTTCACCACCAAAGAAAAGGCAGAGCTTCACCTGAAAGGCGGAGCAAAGAAGGTCGTTATTTCCGCTCCGGCAACAGGCGACATGAAGACCATCGTATATAACGTAAACCATGAAACACTGGACGGAACGGAAACCGTCATTTCCGGTGCTTCTTGCACAACGAACTGTCTCGCTCCCATGGCTAAAGCTTTGAACGATACATTTGGAATTCAGTCTGGGTTGATGACTACCGTTCACGCCTATACAGGCAACCAGAATACTCTTGATGCGCCAGATTCAAAAGGAAACTTCCGCGCAGCACGGGCTGCAGCAGAGAACATTGTTCCTTACTCCACCGGTGCTGCTAAAGCCATAGGCCTCGTTCTTCCTGAATTGAAGGGTAAACTTGATGGTGCATCTCAGCGTGTACCTGTAGCAACAGGCTCCGTAACAGAACTCGTAGCTGTTTTGAACACGAAGGTTACGGTTGAAGAAGTTAATGCCGTTATGAGAAAAGCATCAGATCCAGAAACATACGGATATACTGAGGACGAGATCGTATCTTCCGATGTTAGAGGAATGACATTGGGGTCTCTTTTTGATGCAACTCAAACAAAAGTTCTAACAGTTGGCGACCAGCAACTGGTGAAAACTGTAGCCTGGTACGATAATGAAATGTCTTACACCGCGCAACTGGTTAGAACATTAGAATACTTCGCAAAAATCGCCAAGTAA
- a CDS encoding NAD-dependent epimerase/dehydratase family protein, with product MKILVTGGTGLLGGRLIPKLIEDGHEIFALTRSISSHAKLKSMGATPVDADLESSTPLILPVIDAVVHAAALFRFSGPREPFFRTNVDGTVALLKAAESAGAKTFVYISAAGILMDNGGTPIRNVNESTPIFPNHFSAYLASKARAESMVLAANKPGFRTIALRPPAIWGPGDPFSQGLPEAVRSGQFAFINRGDYAFATCHVDNVVEAIQCALKRGEGGHAFFIKDQEGQTFREFVTSLANLQGLSIDKLRSMPYWLASAIGRLLDTIWAVTRKDGDPPISRSMIRMIGREFTVNDAAARRELGYVGRTLRDAGLQSYEEPSARR from the coding sequence ATGAAAATTCTTGTCACGGGAGGTACTGGTCTGCTAGGCGGTCGCCTAATCCCGAAGCTCATAGAGGACGGTCACGAGATTTTCGCACTCACACGCTCCATATCATCTCACGCCAAACTCAAGTCCATGGGTGCTACGCCAGTCGATGCCGATCTCGAAAGCAGCACGCCACTCATATTGCCGGTGATTGATGCGGTTGTGCACGCGGCCGCCCTGTTCCGCTTTTCGGGGCCTCGCGAACCCTTCTTCCGCACCAACGTTGATGGAACCGTAGCCTTGTTGAAGGCAGCCGAGTCCGCTGGTGCGAAGACATTCGTCTACATCAGCGCAGCGGGAATCCTCATGGATAATGGCGGTACGCCAATCCGCAACGTTAATGAAAGCACGCCGATTTTCCCGAACCACTTCTCCGCCTACCTGGCGAGCAAGGCACGGGCCGAATCAATGGTTCTGGCAGCTAACAAACCCGGCTTTCGCACCATCGCGCTTCGCCCGCCGGCTATCTGGGGGCCTGGTGATCCGTTTAGTCAAGGGCTTCCCGAAGCAGTCAGATCTGGACAGTTCGCCTTCATCAACCGCGGTGACTACGCTTTTGCAACCTGCCACGTGGACAATGTGGTAGAAGCCATACAATGCGCTCTCAAACGCGGAGAAGGCGGTCATGCCTTCTTCATCAAAGACCAGGAAGGGCAGACTTTCCGTGAGTTCGTCACCTCGCTCGCGAACTTACAGGGCCTGTCCATCGATAAGTTGCGTTCGATGCCCTACTGGCTTGCCTCTGCCATTGGCCGGCTGCTCGACACTATCTGGGCCGTCACGCGGAAAGACGGGGATCCGCCGATCTCACGCTCGATGATACGCATGATCGGGCGTGAGTTCACAGTCAACGATGCCGCTGCACGTCGAGAGTTGGGCTATGTCGGAAGAACTTTGCGCGACGCGGGCTTGCAAAGCTATGAGGAACCATCTGCTCGACGATAG
- a CDS encoding C39 family peptidase, whose product MLILALIVGFLLLVSLVLQLLTSPIESLKLMLEAGEQPVVNELRMDYGFTQLLQESDEGYTESLGKQYEGVILKDGSREVVYFNQLDQRWADKPYGPRGTIGVSGCGPTSLAMVVSTLAGTTVDPIAMSKWAYDNGYLAEGNGSYHSLIPDGAKHFGLQVEGASLNEPQKVLDTLSNGKLVIAIMSKGHFTSSGHFLVLRGVTANGDILVADSASRKRSGQTWDFSIVLNEARKNAAAGGPFWIIS is encoded by the coding sequence ATGCTCATACTGGCGCTCATTGTTGGTTTTCTGCTTCTGGTATCTCTGGTGTTGCAGCTTCTTACCTCTCCAATAGAGTCACTCAAGTTGATGCTAGAAGCCGGAGAGCAACCTGTGGTTAATGAGCTACGGATGGACTATGGCTTCACGCAACTACTCCAAGAATCAGATGAAGGCTACACGGAAAGCTTGGGAAAGCAATACGAAGGGGTTATTTTGAAGGACGGAAGTCGGGAAGTGGTTTATTTCAATCAGTTGGATCAACGTTGGGCCGATAAGCCTTATGGCCCTCGTGGCACCATTGGCGTTTCCGGTTGTGGGCCTACTTCGCTGGCTATGGTCGTATCGACGTTGGCCGGAACAACCGTCGATCCAATTGCCATGTCCAAGTGGGCTTATGACAACGGATATCTGGCAGAAGGTAACGGCAGCTACCATAGTCTGATTCCTGATGGAGCCAAGCATTTTGGCTTGCAGGTCGAAGGGGCCTCGCTCAATGAACCGCAAAAGGTCTTGGATACCCTCTCCAACGGAAAGCTGGTTATTGCCATTATGAGCAAGGGTCATTTTACCTCATCCGGTCATTTTCTGGTGCTGCGCGGCGTAACGGCGAATGGCGATATTTTAGTTGCAGATTCAGCCAGCCGTAAACGTAGCGGGCAAACCTGGGATTTCTCCATCGTTTTAAATGAAGCCCGTAAAAATGCCGCCGCGGGCGGCCCCTTTTGGATTATCAGTTAG